The DNA region TTTTTATTGATTTATAATTTTCATCTTACTAAGTAACTCGTACAACAGCAAAAATAATACAGAAAACCTCGTTTTTTTATAGTTTAACGAAATATTAACCTCGATTATTACAATAAAGTGCCCGATTTTTGTTTATTAATCATACTTTTGTATTGTTAAGCCGTAAATATCATGAGATTAATATTTTTATTAGCATTCACATTGTTGTTTGGAGTATCTCTGGGTATTTGTCAGACAGAACAGCAACATAACCCCTTTACTAATAAAAAAATTCCATCAGTAGAAATAAAAACACTTGACGGAAAAACCATGAATACCGGTGATATTTCTAATGACGGCAAGCCGATAATACTTAGCTTCTGGGCAACCTGGTGCAAACCCTGCCTGAACGAACTTTCGGCAATTTCCGATGTGTATGACGAATGGGTAGAAGAAACAGGGGTAAAACTTATTGCAGTTTCTATTGATGATTCAAAGACCAGCGGAAACGTAAAGCCCACCGTGGACGGAAAAGGTTGGGATTTTGAATGTTATCTTGACGTGAACAGCGATTTTAAACGCGCGATGAATGTGAATTTAGTGCCCCATACTTTTATTCTTAATGGCAAAAACGAAATTACCTGGCAACATACTTCCTACTCTCAGGGCAGCGAAAAAGAACTTATTGAAATAGTCAGAAAACTCATCAGCGAAGACACTCCATCTCCTGAAAAATAAGCAATTTAAGTTTAATGATGAAATATCTTAAAACAATAATCATCCTTTTGGTTTTTTGCGCTTTTTCATATAGTGAAACAAAAGCGCAGGGAATTGAGAAATTTCTTAAAAACAGTCAGGTCAGCGGCAATTTTCAGTTTGACGGGATGTATTATATTGAGGATTCTTCGATAGGAGCGCCGGAAGTTCCGCAAAAAGTTCTTATGAATGCCTTTGCAAACATAATATACTCCAATGGGCCATTTTCGGCTGGCCTGCGCTTTGAGAATTACCTATACGCATTGCAGGGCTTTGACCCAAGATATAAAGGCATAGGCATCCCTTATCGTTATGTTGCCTTTGAAAAAGATAAGTTTGGGTTTACCATTGGTAATTCTTACGAACAATTTGGTTCCGGGCTTATTTTCAGAGCCTGGCAGGATGCATCACTCGGATACGATAATTCACTGGATGGTATAAATATACGTTACAGCCCGTGGAAAGGTATTACACTTAAGGGCATCTGGGGCATGCAGCGGTTTTATTTTGAACGAGGCCCCGGTATTGTTCGGGGGGTGGATGGTGAGTTTGCCATAAATGATATTTTTAACAAGCTGAATGATAAACAACTCAGGGTGTCTGTGGGAGGTACTTTTGTAAGTAAATATCAGGAAGCTTCGGACCCAGTGTACAACCTGCCCAAAAATGTGGCTGCTTACGGGGGCCGTGGCAGTATCAATTATAAAAACTTTGAAATAAAAGGCGAGTATGCCTATAAAATAAATGACCCTTCCTATATTAATAATAAGATATACAAATCCGGTAATGCCACCCTGCTTCAACTGACATACAGTCGTAAAGGACTGGGCCTTTATCTTGCAGCCATCCGGACAGACAATATGAGTTTTAAATCCGACAGGGAAGCCGAAGGAACAGACCTTAACATTAATTATATTCCTTCTCTGGCAAAGCAAACCACATATGCCCTGCCCTCAATTTTTGTTTATGCAACTCAGCCTAAGGGAGAATTCGGTGTTCAGGGGCAAGCCATTTACACCTTTAAGAAAAAAACAAAACTGGGTGGTAAATACGGCACAAACATTTCTGCGACCTATGTCAGGTATAATGCCATACATAAGGCAAAGATAAATGATGAAACGCCGG from Bacteroidales bacterium includes:
- a CDS encoding DUF6029 family protein, which produces MMKYLKTIIILLVFCAFSYSETKAQGIEKFLKNSQVSGNFQFDGMYYIEDSSIGAPEVPQKVLMNAFANIIYSNGPFSAGLRFENYLYALQGFDPRYKGIGIPYRYVAFEKDKFGFTIGNSYEQFGSGLIFRAWQDASLGYDNSLDGINIRYSPWKGITLKGIWGMQRFYFERGPGIVRGVDGEFAINDIFNKLNDKQLRVSVGGTFVSKYQEASDPVYNLPKNVAAYGGRGSINYKNFEIKGEYAYKINDPSYINNKIYKSGNATLLQLTYSRKGLGLYLAAIRTDNMSFKSDREAEGTDLNINYIPSLAKQTTYALPSIFVYATQPKGEFGVQGQAIYTFKKKTKLGGKYGTNISATYVRYNAIHKAKINDETPVDSSGTLGYRSDFFKLGKDVYYEEFNFEFSKKINKQFKLIFNYFYIMYNARIIEGHEIPDVHSHTALVDLTYNINDKHSLRAELQHMYAKQHEGSWIYGLLEYTIAPKWYVSVSDMYNYGNPESSKRLHYYGVSAAYVTGTTRIALNYGRQRAGFFCIGGVCRYVPAANGVTLTITSSF
- a CDS encoding TlpA family protein disulfide reductase; its protein translation is MRLIFLLAFTLLFGVSLGICQTEQQHNPFTNKKIPSVEIKTLDGKTMNTGDISNDGKPIILSFWATWCKPCLNELSAISDVYDEWVEETGVKLIAVSIDDSKTSGNVKPTVDGKGWDFECYLDVNSDFKRAMNVNLVPHTFILNGKNEITWQHTSYSQGSEKELIEIVRKLISEDTPSPEK